The following are encoded together in the Phaseolus vulgaris cultivar G19833 chromosome 9, P. vulgaris v2.0, whole genome shotgun sequence genome:
- the LOC137821170 gene encoding calcium-dependent mitochondrial ATP-magnesium/phosphate carrier protein 3 isoform X1, producing the protein MTGNGVVSMDHLLAALGETKEEREVRIRSLFNFFDAANNGYLDVAQIEVGLSALQIPPEYKYARELCEVCDANSDGRVEYHEFRRYMDDKELELYRIFQAIDVEHDGNIIPEELYEALLKAGIEMDDEELARFVDHVDKDNNGIITFEEWRDFLLLYPHEATIENIYHHWERVCLVDIGEQAVIPEGISKHANRTKYFLAGGVAGSISRTVTAPLDRLKVVLQVQTAHASIMPAVTKILKQDGLSGFFRGNGLNVVKVTPESAIKFYAFEMLKKVVGEAQGSKSDIGTAGRLFAGGMAGAVAQAAIYPMDLIKTRLQTCPSEGGKVPKLGTLTMNIWVQEGPRAFYRGLVPSLLGMIPYAAIDLTAYDTLKDMSKRHILQDREPGPLVQLGCGTISGAVGATCVYPLQVIRTRLQAQSSNASDAYKGMFDAFRRTFQLEGFIGFYKGLFPNLLKVVPAASITYVVYESMKKNLDLD; encoded by the exons ATGACCGGAAACGGCGTCGTTTCCATGGATCACCTCCTCGCGGCGTTGGGGGAGACGAAGGAGGAGAGGGAGGTTCGTATTCGGAGCCTGTTCAATTTCTTCGACGCTGCCAACAACGGTTACTTGGACGTCGCTCAGATAGAGGTTGGTTTGTCGGCGCTGCAGATTCCGCCGGAGTACAAGTACGCCAGGGAGCTCTGCGAGGTTTGCGACGCCAACAGCGATGGCAGAGTGGAGTACCACGAGTTCCGCCGCTACATGGACGACAAGGAGTTGGAGCTTTACCGCATCTTCCAAGCCATTGATGTTGAACACGACGGCAACATTATCCCTGAAGAGCTCTATGAAGCCCTTCTTAAAGCTG GGATTGAAATGGATGACGAGGAGCTTGCTCGCTTTGTGGACCATGTTGATAAGGATAACAATGGAATTATCACTTTCGAGGAATGGAGAGATTTTCTTCTACTCTACCCTCATGAAGCAACTATTGAAAATATATATCATCATTGGGAGAGGGTGTGCCTTGTGGACATTGGAGAGCAAGCTGTGATTCCTGAAGGCATCAGCAAGCATGCGAACCGGACCAAATACTTTCTTGCTGGTGGAGTAGCAGGAAGTATTTCTCGTACAGTAACTGCACCTCTTGATCGTCTGAAGGTGGTTTTACAAGTTCAAACTGCACATGCTTCTATCATGCCAGCAGTAACGAAGATATTGAAGCAAGATGGTCTGTCAGGATTTTTCCGAGGTAATGGATTGAATGTTGTGAAGGTAACACCAGAAAGTGCCATCAAATTTTATGCTTTTGAAATGCTGAAAAAGGTAGTTGGAGAGGCTCAAGGCAGCAAGTCGGATATTGGTACTGCTGGGAGGCTTTTTGCAGGAGGTATGGCTGGTGCAGTTGCACAGGCTGCTATCTATCCAATGGATCTCATTAAAACAAGGTTACAGACTTGTCCCTCTGAAGGTGGAAAGGTTCCTAAGCTGGGAACACTTACAATGAATATATGGGTTCAAGAGGGACCTCGAGCTTTCTACAGAGGGCTTGTTCCATCTTTGCTTGGCATGATTCCCTACGCAGCCATTGATCTCACTGCATATGATACCTTGAAAGATATGTCCAAGAGACATATTCTTCAGGATAGGG AACCTGGTCCTCTAGTACAACTAGGATGTGGGACAATTTCTGGGGCTGTTGGAGCTACTTGTGTCTATCCACTGCAGGTTATTCGGACAAG ACTGCAGGCACAATCTTCCAACGCTTCCGATGCATACAAGGGGATGTTTGATGCCTTTCGGAGAACTTTTCAGCTTGAAGGATTTATAGGTTTCTACAAGGGACTGTTTCCAAATCTCCTCAAAGTTGTGCCGGCTGCAAGCATTACTTATGTGGTCTATGAAAGTATGAAGAAGAATCTAGATCTGGATTAG
- the LOC137821170 gene encoding calcium-dependent mitochondrial ATP-magnesium/phosphate carrier protein 3 isoform X2, whose amino-acid sequence MDDEELARFVDHVDKDNNGIITFEEWRDFLLLYPHEATIENIYHHWERVCLVDIGEQAVIPEGISKHANRTKYFLAGGVAGSISRTVTAPLDRLKVVLQVQTAHASIMPAVTKILKQDGLSGFFRGNGLNVVKVTPESAIKFYAFEMLKKVVGEAQGSKSDIGTAGRLFAGGMAGAVAQAAIYPMDLIKTRLQTCPSEGGKVPKLGTLTMNIWVQEGPRAFYRGLVPSLLGMIPYAAIDLTAYDTLKDMSKRHILQDREPGPLVQLGCGTISGAVGATCVYPLQVIRTRLQAQSSNASDAYKGMFDAFRRTFQLEGFIGFYKGLFPNLLKVVPAASITYVVYESMKKNLDLD is encoded by the exons ATGGATGACGAGGAGCTTGCTCGCTTTGTGGACCATGTTGATAAGGATAACAATGGAATTATCACTTTCGAGGAATGGAGAGATTTTCTTCTACTCTACCCTCATGAAGCAACTATTGAAAATATATATCATCATTGGGAGAGGGTGTGCCTTGTGGACATTGGAGAGCAAGCTGTGATTCCTGAAGGCATCAGCAAGCATGCGAACCGGACCAAATACTTTCTTGCTGGTGGAGTAGCAGGAAGTATTTCTCGTACAGTAACTGCACCTCTTGATCGTCTGAAGGTGGTTTTACAAGTTCAAACTGCACATGCTTCTATCATGCCAGCAGTAACGAAGATATTGAAGCAAGATGGTCTGTCAGGATTTTTCCGAGGTAATGGATTGAATGTTGTGAAGGTAACACCAGAAAGTGCCATCAAATTTTATGCTTTTGAAATGCTGAAAAAGGTAGTTGGAGAGGCTCAAGGCAGCAAGTCGGATATTGGTACTGCTGGGAGGCTTTTTGCAGGAGGTATGGCTGGTGCAGTTGCACAGGCTGCTATCTATCCAATGGATCTCATTAAAACAAGGTTACAGACTTGTCCCTCTGAAGGTGGAAAGGTTCCTAAGCTGGGAACACTTACAATGAATATATGGGTTCAAGAGGGACCTCGAGCTTTCTACAGAGGGCTTGTTCCATCTTTGCTTGGCATGATTCCCTACGCAGCCATTGATCTCACTGCATATGATACCTTGAAAGATATGTCCAAGAGACATATTCTTCAGGATAGGG AACCTGGTCCTCTAGTACAACTAGGATGTGGGACAATTTCTGGGGCTGTTGGAGCTACTTGTGTCTATCCACTGCAGGTTATTCGGACAAG ACTGCAGGCACAATCTTCCAACGCTTCCGATGCATACAAGGGGATGTTTGATGCCTTTCGGAGAACTTTTCAGCTTGAAGGATTTATAGGTTTCTACAAGGGACTGTTTCCAAATCTCCTCAAAGTTGTGCCGGCTGCAAGCATTACTTATGTGGTCTATGAAAGTATGAAGAAGAATCTAGATCTGGATTAG